The DNA region TTGAGGCGGGCGCGCAATCGCTCGCGAAACGCGCGGTAGCGGGATTGCTCGTTGGCATACCACCAGCGGTAATATTGCTTGAGCGCGACACCCTCGCTGCGCGTTGAGGCCGCCAGCGTGCGTCCGTCGCTGGCGTGAAAGGGTTGCAGGACGACGCGATCGGCAACGGCCAAACGCTCGAGTAGCGCGGCTTCGTCTTGGGGGAAGGTAGGCAGCAGCGGCGTCATGGTAATGACAAAGCGCGCGCTGCCGGGTAGCTCGCGCTTGAGCCGGGCCACCGCTTGCAGACGGGCCTTAACGCTCGGCGATCGCGGCTCGAAATCGCGCCGCACGCGCTCGCTGCCGGTGGGCACGCTAAAGTCAATCTGCAGGCGCTGCAACTGGGCGAGCAGATCGTGATCGCGCACTAGTAGCGGGCTGCGCGTTTGCACCACCAGCGTGGGTTGGTAGCGCACCATGACCGCGAGCAACTGCCGGGTGAGCTGCCGCTGCGCCTCGATGGGCTGATAGGGATCCGTGGCGCTGCTCATGTAAATGTGGGGCGCCCGCTCGGGATGCTTGCGGGACCAGCGCGCCAGCGCCCGCTCGAGCAGCGCAGCTGTGTTGCGCTTGATGGCGACCCAATTGCCCCAATCTTGGCGCATGACCGGATTGGGGCTAAAGGCGGCGGCATAGCAGTAGCTGCAGCCGTACTGACAGCCTCGGTAGGGATTGAGCGTAAAGTCAAATGCCGCAATGAAGCCGCTAGCCGGAGTCAGGATCGAGCGCGCCTCCTGGGCGTAGGTTTTGGTGCCCCCAAAGCGTTCTTGCAACGGCACGGTGGGGTTACCGCGCGTATAGCCCTCGTATTGTGGTTGCGGCACGGGCGGCCTCCCTAGCGCGGCTGCTGCCAAGCGCGCGTCGCTTCCTCGAGCTGCTGCCAGTCCGCATCGGCCAGCTGCCAGCCCAGCGCGCCCGCGTTCTGGCGGGCCTGCTCGGCATTTTTGGCTCCGGGAATGGGGACCACGCCGCCTTGGGCCATGAGCCAGTTCAGCGCTACCTGGGCCGGCGTTTTGCCGTACTGCTGCCCCAGCTCGCGCAGCTGAGACAGTGCGGGCGCGATCGCCTGCAGGCCCTCCCGGCGAAAGCGCCGGTCGAAGCGGCGCGCATCCCGCAGCGGTTGCGGATCCGCCGGGTCGTATTTGCCCGCAAGCAGTCCCTGGGCCAGGGGGCTGTACGCCAGCAGCGTGATGCCCAGCTTCCGGGCGTGATCGCGGATGCCGTTGCGCTCGATTTGGCGCCGCAGCAGCGAGTAAGACACCTGATTGACCGCCAGCGGAACGCCGCGCTGAGCCAAGATCTGGTGGGCGCGCGCCATGCGCTCGGCCGAATAATTGCTCACGCCCACAGCCGCAATCCGCCCGCGCTGGACCTCATCGGCCAGGGCATTCAACAGCGTTTCCTGGCGCATGAAGAAGCTAAAGGGCCAGTGCACCTGGTAGAGCGCAATGCGATCGCGCTGCAGGCGCTCGAGGCTGTTGGTGACGGCGTCGTAGACGGCTTGGCGGCTCACGCGCCAGGGGTAGGGCGCGTATTTGGTCGCAATGGCAATGTCAGCGTTGCGTTGCCGTGCGAACTCGCCCAGCAGCGACTCTGAGGTGACTGGGCCGTAGACCTCGGCCGTATCGAAAAACGTGATGCCAGCTTCAACAGCGGCCTCGAATGCCCCCTGGACCTGCTCGGCGCCGTAGCGATTGCCGTAGTTCCAGTAGAGCTTGTCGCCCCACGACCAGGTCCCAATCCCTAAGGCCGTGACTTGGGGGCCTGCCGACCCTAGTGCAACGGTGGTGGCTTGCGTTGGGGAGGGGTTGGCACTCATGCGTAGCAGCTACCCGATATCGCTAGCCATAACGCGCTCGACGGCCCGAGACGCACTGGCGCGGAACTCGTCAACATCCACGCGCGCTAGCAAAACAACCGCCACCAGCATCCCAAAGATTTGAATCCCAAAGACGAAGCTGTAAGCCAGTTGTTCGCCGCCAAACAGCAAGCGCCCAACATCCAACAGGGTCCCGCCCAAAAACGTTGCCGACGCCTGACCCAGGGCCTGCGCCAGGCCCCACATGCCGGTAAAAATGCCAGCGGTCTCGGCAGTAGTCAGATCCAGCATCAGCCCCAGCGAGCCGCTGGTCGCTACCCCCAACCCCAACCCGAATATAAAGACCGCGCCTTTAAGCACTGCCGGCGCGCCGGCAAAACCAGAAGCGATTAACAAGGCAAAGCACCCAGTCAGCAGCAGGCACCCCAGTCGCGCCGTTCGTTGCTTGCCCAGCCGCGGCACGATCGCAAAACCGGTTAGCGTCAGGCTAATAATGCTGCCGACAGCATAAAAGATGTTGAGCCGCGTGCTCTGCGAGACGCTCATGCCAAAGACTTCGCCAGCATAGGGCTCTAGCACGGGCTGCTGCAGGAACAGCCCCACAATCAAAACCAGCAGATAGATAAAGAAAAACCCCGTCTGGCGGTTGGCGCGCAGGATGCGGATGGCATCCCGCAAGGTAACCTTGTTGCCGCGCTGGGCCAGGCGAGAGCGCTGCCAGTAGCGCGAGTACTTGCGCTCGATGCCCAACGTCCCCACAAACGTCATGGCAACGACCGCAGCCGGGACGATGGTAAAGAGTCGGTTGAGATAGGGCTGGAGGTTGGTATCGTTCATGCCCTCCAGCAGGCTGCTGCTAAAGCCGGCGCCCACCCCAATGCCAACTAGCAGCAGCGACCAGACAATGCCAATAACCTTGGAGCGCTCGCTCTCTTCAGTGACATCGACCAGCAGGGCAAAAAACGGCGTCGCCGTCGCGCTAATGCCCAGCCCGTAGAGGGCAAAGGTGAGCGCAAACAGCGCAATCCAAGCATAGGTGGGAAACGTCCACCCGGCACTCTCAACGCTGGCATTGAGCTGCAAGACCACTTGCAGGCCCACAAAGGCCAAAACGGCGAAAGCCAGCGCGCCGCCCCAAATGTAGCCCGTGCGGTTGTAGGGGCCAATGGCATAGGCATCCGAGAGCTGCCCGAACCACACCCGGGCTGGGGCCACGAACTGGTACATCGCCAGCGAACCGCCCACGATGGTCGCAGGGATGGCCAACTCGTCGATGGCAACGCGGTTGAGCACGCTCAAGGTGAGGATGGACATGATGCCCAATCCCATCTGCACCAATCCCAGGCGCACCATAGTCACGGGATTGATGTTGGGCGGCGACGTTGCGTTGGATGCCGATTCCTGCGCCATGCCCGGTGTCCTTGCCTCACTGTCGGCCCCGCCCGTCCAAGCTAACCCAAGCCCAGCATCCGTGCCGCGCG from Cyanobacteria bacterium QS_8_64_29 includes:
- a CDS encoding 2,5-didehydrogluconate reductase; the encoded protein is MSANPSPTQATTVALGSAGPQVTALGIGTWSWGDKLYWNYGNRYGAEQVQGAFEAAVEAGITFFDTAEVYGPVTSESLLGEFARQRNADIAIATKYAPYPWRVSRQAVYDAVTNSLERLQRDRIALYQVHWPFSFFMRQETLLNALADEVQRGRIAAVGVSNYSAERMARAHQILAQRGVPLAVNQVSYSLLRRQIERNGIRDHARKLGITLLAYSPLAQGLLAGKYDPADPQPLRDARRFDRRFRREGLQAIAPALSQLRELGQQYGKTPAQVALNWLMAQGGVVPIPGAKNAEQARQNAGALGWQLADADWQQLEEATRAWQQPR
- a CDS encoding MFS transporter, producing the protein MAQESASNATSPPNINPVTMVRLGLVQMGLGIMSILTLSVLNRVAIDELAIPATIVGGSLAMYQFVAPARVWFGQLSDAYAIGPYNRTGYIWGGALAFAVLAFVGLQVVLQLNASVESAGWTFPTYAWIALFALTFALYGLGISATATPFFALLVDVTEESERSKVIGIVWSLLLVGIGVGAGFSSSLLEGMNDTNLQPYLNRLFTIVPAAVVAMTFVGTLGIERKYSRYWQRSRLAQRGNKVTLRDAIRILRANRQTGFFFIYLLVLIVGLFLQQPVLEPYAGEVFGMSVSQSTRLNIFYAVGSIISLTLTGFAIVPRLGKQRTARLGCLLLTGCFALLIASGFAGAPAVLKGAVFIFGLGLGVATSGSLGLMLDLTTAETAGIFTGMWGLAQALGQASATFLGGTLLDVGRLLFGGEQLAYSFVFGIQIFGMLVAVVLLARVDVDEFRASASRAVERVMASDIG
- a CDS encoding radical SAM protein, which gives rise to MPQPQYEGYTRGNPTVPLQERFGGTKTYAQEARSILTPASGFIAAFDFTLNPYRGCQYGCSYCYAAAFSPNPVMRQDWGNWVAIKRNTAALLERALARWSRKHPERAPHIYMSSATDPYQPIEAQRQLTRQLLAVMVRYQPTLVVQTRSPLLVRDHDLLAQLQRLQIDFSVPTGSERVRRDFEPRSPSVKARLQAVARLKRELPGSARFVITMTPLLPTFPQDEAALLERLAVADRVVLQPFHASDGRTLAASTRSEGVALKQYYRWWYANEQSRYRAFRERLRARLKGVTLAEGKAGFGYIGART